Proteins encoded within one genomic window of Candidatus Abyssobacteria bacterium SURF_5:
- a CDS encoding SDR family oxidoreductase, which translates to MGLLDGKVAVVTGAGRGIGAAAAKMFGEQGASVVVSDLDKGPAGEVVDSIKKAGGKAVAVAGNVMEQSTNEALIKAALDNFKGLDILVPCAGFCNDKVIQKMELEDFRLMERIHMEAPWMLCKLAYPHLKELSQDGKYRRVIFVSSEAGTRGNSGQSNYGAAKSGVVGLMRVMAKEWLRIKVNCNAVAYGFVETRLTQSTKGDQILGANIGIPEQMRSMGEQFMVMRGGRILTPEEAAGAIFSLAIPQADGVNGQVLEVDSGISL; encoded by the coding sequence ATGGGTCTGCTCGATGGAAAAGTGGCCGTAGTAACGGGCGCCGGTCGTGGAATCGGCGCAGCGGCTGCGAAAATGTTTGGCGAACAGGGAGCAAGTGTAGTCGTATCCGATTTAGATAAGGGACCGGCCGGTGAAGTTGTGGATTCCATTAAGAAGGCCGGTGGCAAAGCGGTAGCCGTTGCCGGAAACGTGATGGAACAATCAACCAATGAAGCTCTGATCAAAGCCGCGCTGGATAACTTCAAGGGGCTGGATATTCTCGTGCCTTGCGCCGGCTTCTGCAACGACAAAGTCATACAGAAGATGGAACTTGAAGATTTCCGCCTGATGGAGCGGATCCACATGGAAGCTCCATGGATGCTGTGTAAATTGGCCTATCCTCACTTGAAAGAATTGAGCCAGGACGGTAAGTATCGCCGCGTCATCTTCGTCTCCTCTGAGGCGGGAACTCGTGGCAATTCCGGGCAGAGCAATTACGGAGCCGCAAAAAGCGGCGTTGTCGGTCTCATGCGGGTAATGGCCAAAGAATGGCTTCGCATTAAAGTCAATTGCAATGCCGTCGCTTATGGATTCGTCGAAACGCGTCTCACACAATCTACCAAGGGCGACCAGATCCTTGGCGCCAATATCGGTATTCCCGAGCAGATGCGCTCCATGGGTGAGCAGTTTATGGTCATGCGCGGGGGCCGGATTCTTACCCCCGAAGAGGCCGCCGGCGCTATTTTCTCGCTCGCGATCCCGCAGGCCGATGGAGTTAACGGACAAGTCCTCGAAGTCGATTCCGGGATCAGCCTCTAA